In Methanofollis fontis, the following proteins share a genomic window:
- a CDS encoding formylmethanofuran dehydrogenase subunit B: MSKIITDVVCPFCGTLCDDLEVKVSDDGSKIEEVYNACVIGTEKFLHSQATDRLTVPMKKDDAGEWHETSMNDAVEYTAQMLANAKKPLMYGWSSTSCEAQSIGHEIAELCGAVVDNTATVCHGTTLIAVQDVGVPSCTLGEVKNRADRIIFWGCNPAHAHPRHMSRYSIFPRGFFTGKGHKARKMIVVDPRKTDTAGMADIHMQIEQGRDYELLSALRVAVRGAPLPETVAGIPREIIQDAADTLKSGRFVVIFFGMGVTQSLSKNHNIDMAIMLTKDLNEHTKAAIMPMRGHYNVTGSGEVMGWQFGYPFSIDLSRGFARYNPGDSSSNDLLRRGEVDAVFVLGSDPGAHFPFSSVKKIWDLPSVCVEPHYTPTTAVSKLHVPVAFVGVEVGGCAYRMDAVPIHCRKVAEPPEGVLTDEEFLKLVLARVKEIKGVA, from the coding sequence ATGTCGAAAATTATCACCGATGTGGTCTGTCCGTTCTGCGGTACCCTCTGTGACGACCTTGAGGTCAAGGTCTCTGACGACGGCTCAAAGATCGAGGAGGTCTACAACGCCTGCGTCATCGGCACGGAGAAGTTCCTGCATTCACAGGCCACGGACCGCCTGACGGTCCCGATGAAGAAGGACGATGCCGGTGAGTGGCATGAGACGAGCATGAACGACGCCGTGGAGTACACGGCCCAGATGCTCGCCAACGCCAAGAAGCCACTCATGTACGGCTGGTCCTCAACCTCCTGTGAGGCGCAGAGCATCGGTCACGAGATCGCAGAGCTCTGCGGCGCAGTCGTCGACAACACCGCCACCGTCTGCCACGGCACCACCCTTATCGCCGTGCAGGATGTCGGTGTGCCGAGCTGCACCCTCGGTGAGGTGAAGAACCGCGCCGACCGGATCATCTTCTGGGGCTGCAACCCGGCCCACGCCCACCCGCGGCACATGAGCCGCTACTCGATCTTCCCGAGGGGATTCTTCACCGGGAAGGGTCACAAGGCACGGAAGATGATCGTCGTCGACCCGCGGAAGACCGATACCGCAGGGATGGCCGACATCCACATGCAGATCGAGCAGGGAAGGGACTACGAACTCCTGAGCGCCCTGCGTGTGGCAGTCCGCGGCGCCCCGCTGCCCGAGACGGTGGCAGGCATCCCGAGAGAGATCATCCAGGATGCAGCCGATACCCTGAAGAGCGGCCGTTTTGTGGTGATTTTCTTCGGCATGGGTGTGACCCAGTCGCTCTCGAAGAACCACAACATCGACATGGCCATCATGCTCACCAAGGACCTCAATGAGCACACCAAGGCAGCCATCATGCCGATGCGCGGGCACTACAATGTCACGGGATCCGGCGAGGTCATGGGGTGGCAGTTCGGCTACCCGTTCTCGATCGATCTCTCCCGCGGCTTTGCCCGCTACAACCCCGGCGACTCGAGTTCGAATGACCTCCTGCGCCGCGGCGAGGTGGATGCAGTGTTTGTCCTCGGATCAGATCCGGGTGCGCACTTCCCGTTCTCCTCGGTGAAGAAGATCTGGGACCTCCCGTCGGTCTGCGTCGAACCGCATTACACGCCGACAACGGCGGTCAGCAAACTCCATGTCCCGGTCGCCTTTGTCGGCGTCGAGGTCGGAGGATGCGCCTATCGCATGGATGCCGTCCCGATCCACTGTCGGAAGGTCGCCGAACCGCCCGAGGGTGTGCTCACCGACGAGGAGTTCCTCAAGCTCGTGCTCGCACGTGTCAAGGAGATCAAGGGGGTAGCATAA
- the mcrA gene encoding coenzyme-B sulfoethylthiotransferase subunit alpha has protein sequence MAKIERSQKLFLKALKEKFEGQDVQSEKAEFYKFGGLKQSPRKQEFLKESRAIEMQRGISMYDPERCHLGGIPMGQRQLMTYEVSGTGVFVEGDDLHFVNNAAMQQFWDDIRRTVIVGMDLAHATLQKRLGKEVTPETINEYLHILNHAMPGAAVVQEHMVETHPALTDDCYVKVFTGDDELADDIEPQFLLNIEKLFPAKSAEALKAAVGKSMWQSIHIPTSVSRTCDGGTTSRWSAMQIGMSYIAAYRMCAGEAAVADLSFAAKHAGVIQMADILPARRARGPNEPGGIKFGHFADMIQADRKYPNDPAKASLEVVGAGTMLFDQIWLGSYMSGGVGFTQYATAAYTDNILDEFTYYGMDYIKDKYNVDWKNPNAGDKVKASQEVVNDIASEVTLNAMEQYEQFPTMMEDHFGGSQRAGVIAAASGLSSAIATGNSNAGLNGWYLSMLMHKEGWSRLGFFGYDLQDQCGSTNSLSVRPDEGAIGEFRGPNYPNYAMNVGHQGEYAAIVGSAHYTRGDAWSMNPLIKIAFADPSLKFDFAEPRREFAKGAIREFMPAGERSLIIPAK, from the coding sequence ATGGCAAAGATTGAGAGGTCACAGAAGCTGTTCCTCAAGGCGCTCAAGGAGAAGTTCGAGGGGCAGGACGTCCAGTCCGAGAAGGCAGAGTTCTACAAGTTCGGCGGCCTCAAGCAGTCCCCGAGGAAACAGGAGTTCCTGAAGGAGTCCCGTGCCATCGAGATGCAGCGCGGTATCTCCATGTACGACCCCGAGCGCTGCCACCTTGGCGGCATCCCGATGGGTCAGCGCCAGCTGATGACCTACGAGGTCTCCGGCACCGGCGTGTTCGTTGAGGGTGACGACCTGCACTTCGTCAACAACGCTGCCATGCAGCAGTTCTGGGACGACATCCGCAGGACCGTCATCGTCGGCATGGACCTTGCCCACGCCACCCTGCAGAAGCGTCTCGGCAAGGAAGTCACCCCCGAGACGATCAACGAGTACCTCCACATCCTCAACCACGCCATGCCCGGCGCAGCCGTGGTCCAGGAGCACATGGTTGAGACCCACCCGGCGCTCACCGACGACTGCTACGTGAAGGTCTTTACCGGCGACGACGAACTCGCCGACGACATCGAGCCCCAGTTCCTCCTGAACATCGAGAAGCTCTTCCCGGCCAAGTCCGCGGAGGCCCTCAAGGCGGCGGTCGGCAAGTCGATGTGGCAGTCGATCCACATCCCGACGTCCGTCTCGCGCACCTGTGATGGCGGTACCACCTCCCGCTGGTCTGCGATGCAGATCGGTATGTCCTACATCGCCGCATACCGCATGTGCGCCGGTGAGGCCGCAGTCGCCGACCTGTCCTTCGCCGCCAAGCACGCTGGCGTCATCCAGATGGCCGACATCCTTCCGGCCCGCCGTGCACGCGGCCCGAACGAGCCCGGCGGCATCAAGTTCGGCCACTTCGCCGACATGATCCAGGCCGACCGCAAGTACCCCAACGACCCCGCCAAGGCATCACTCGAGGTTGTCGGTGCAGGTACGATGCTCTTCGACCAGATCTGGCTCGGTTCCTACATGTCCGGCGGTGTCGGCTTCACCCAGTACGCCACGGCGGCGTACACCGACAACATCCTTGACGAGTTCACCTACTACGGTATGGACTACATCAAGGACAAGTACAACGTCGACTGGAAGAACCCGAACGCCGGTGACAAGGTCAAGGCCTCGCAGGAGGTCGTCAACGACATCGCCTCCGAGGTCACCCTCAACGCCATGGAGCAGTACGAGCAGTTCCCGACCATGATGGAGGACCACTTCGGCGGTTCCCAGCGTGCCGGTGTCATCGCCGCTGCGTCCGGTCTCTCATCCGCCATTGCAACCGGCAACTCCAACGCCGGTCTCAACGGCTGGTACCTCTCCATGCTCATGCACAAGGAAGGCTGGAGCCGTCTCGGCTTCTTCGGCTACGACCTGCAGGACCAGTGTGGTTCGACCAACTCGCTCTCCGTCCGTCCGGACGAGGGTGCGATCGGCGAGTTCCGCGGCCCGAACTACCCGAACTACGCCATGAACGTCGGCCACCAGGGCGAGTACGCCGCCATTGTGGGCAGTGCCCACTACACTCGCGGCGATGCCTGGTCGATGAACCCGCTGATCAAGATCGCCTTCGCGGACCCCTCGCTGAAGTTCGACTTCGCCGAACCTCGCCGCGAGTTCGCAAAGGGTGCGATCAGGGAGTTCATGCCGGCAGGCGAGCGCTCGCTGATCATCCCGGCGAAATAA
- the mcrG gene encoding coenzyme-B sulfoethylthiotransferase subunit gamma has translation MAYKPQFGPGTSAVAENRRKQMNPGYQLSKIRDVTDEDVVLILGHRAPGAAYPTAHPPLAEQQEPDCPVRKLVTPTDGAKAGDRVRYIQFADSMFNAPSQPYQRTYMECYRFRGIDPGTLSGRQIVECRERDLESYSKELINTEVFDPALVSCRGATVHGHSLRLAEDGMMFDMLQRCVLGADGVVKYVKNQIGEPLDRAVEVGKPMDAEWLKANTTIFHSLAGTAFRDDQEYVEYVQRIHSLRTKYGFMPKEE, from the coding sequence ATGGCATACAAACCGCAGTTCGGACCGGGCACCTCCGCTGTCGCCGAGAACAGGCGCAAGCAGATGAACCCGGGCTACCAGCTGAGCAAAATTCGTGACGTGACCGACGAGGACGTCGTCCTGATCCTCGGACACCGGGCCCCCGGTGCGGCCTACCCGACCGCCCACCCGCCCCTGGCCGAGCAGCAGGAGCCCGACTGCCCTGTCCGCAAGCTCGTCACCCCGACCGATGGCGCAAAGGCCGGCGACCGCGTCCGCTACATCCAGTTCGCAGACTCGATGTTCAACGCACCGTCCCAGCCCTACCAGCGCACCTACATGGAATGCTACCGCTTCCGCGGCATCGACCCCGGTACGCTCTCCGGCCGTCAGATCGTCGAGTGCCGCGAGCGTGACCTTGAGAGCTACTCGAAGGAGCTGATCAACACCGAGGTCTTCGACCCGGCGCTCGTCTCCTGCCGTGGTGCGACCGTGCACGGTCACTCCCTCCGTCTCGCAGAGGACGGCATGATGTTCGACATGCTCCAGCGCTGTGTGCTCGGCGCAGACGGCGTGGTCAAGTACGTCAAGAACCAGATCGGCGAGCCCCTGGACCGTGCGGTCGAGGTCGGCAAGCCCATGGACGCAGAATGGCTCAAGGCAAACACGACCATCTTCCACTCGCTCGCCGGCACGGCGTTCCGCGACGACCAGGAGTATGTTGAGTACGTCCAGCGGATCCACTCGCTGAGGACCAAATACGGCTTCATGCCGAAGGAGGAGTGA
- the mcrD gene encoding methyl-coenzyme M reductase operon protein D — protein MTEATYPQCRIVPARFLNPETVENLLNRFLEVGGIRKLVLNGPRLPTTVPYGPARGQPNPHQMRRVIRVGDQDVELQVQVGTILLELEDRSYIDGIKKACEEVFVKFPFGFSEGKYMKTEATVSDYAKYGPDADKMFLGTTDPKSRSGPLIIQGTK, from the coding sequence ATGACAGAAGCCACATATCCCCAGTGCAGGATTGTGCCAGCGCGTTTCCTCAATCCGGAGACGGTCGAGAACCTCCTCAACCGCTTTCTGGAGGTCGGTGGCATCAGGAAGCTGGTCCTCAACGGACCGCGCCTCCCCACCACCGTCCCCTATGGCCCGGCCCGCGGTCAACCGAATCCACACCAGATGCGGAGGGTGATCCGGGTCGGCGACCAGGACGTGGAACTCCAGGTGCAGGTGGGGACGATCCTCCTCGAACTCGAAGATAGGTCCTACATCGATGGGATCAAAAAGGCATGCGAAGAGGTCTTTGTCAAGTTCCCATTCGGATTCTCTGAAGGGAAATACATGAAGACCGAAGCGACCGTTTCAGATTATGCAAAATACGGCCCCGATGCGGATAAAATGTTTCTCGGTACCACCGATCCAAAAAGCCGCAGCGGACCGCTGATCATTCAGGGAACCAAATAA
- a CDS encoding formylmethanofuran dehydrogenase subunit C: METVTLTPRAQPELYIDAENVTPDAFAGKSAAEIEAIHVHEGNQTQMLGDYFTVSGKGGATAAETRIVINGDVVRVKYLGMRMTAGEIEIKGSADMYVGAWMEGGKIHVTGSVDAFAGTGMKGGDLIIDGNAGNYLGAAYRGDWRGMQSGTIRVKGNAGSDIGTFMNGGTIIIEGDVDVHVGTHAEGGTIIVKGNGKSKIGGQMVKGDIYVFGTIDVMMPGYIYRKDVDLEVDGTKATFAHYEGDMGERHGKRKGQVIYGNIYQKY, from the coding sequence ATGGAGACAGTAACACTCACACCCAGGGCCCAGCCTGAACTCTACATCGACGCGGAGAACGTCACCCCTGATGCATTTGCCGGAAAGAGCGCTGCGGAGATCGAGGCGATCCATGTCCATGAGGGCAACCAGACCCAGATGCTCGGCGATTACTTCACCGTATCCGGTAAGGGCGGTGCGACTGCCGCAGAGACGCGGATCGTAATCAACGGCGACGTCGTCCGGGTCAAGTACCTCGGCATGCGGATGACGGCCGGCGAGATCGAGATCAAGGGCAGTGCAGACATGTATGTCGGCGCCTGGATGGAAGGCGGCAAGATCCATGTCACCGGCAGTGTCGATGCCTTCGCCGGCACCGGCATGAAGGGCGGCGACCTGATCATCGACGGCAATGCCGGCAACTACCTAGGCGCCGCCTACCGTGGCGACTGGCGCGGCATGCAGTCCGGCACCATCAGGGTGAAGGGCAATGCCGGTTCCGATATCGGGACCTTCATGAACGGCGGCACCATCATCATCGAGGGCGATGTCGACGTCCATGTCGGCACCCACGCCGAGGGCGGCACCATCATCGTGAAGGGCAACGGCAAGTCCAAGATCGGCGGTCAGATGGTGAAGGGGGACATCTATGTCTTCGGCACCATCGACGTCATGATGCCGGGCTATATCTACCGGAAGGACGTCGACCTCGAGGTCGACGGCACAAAGGCGACCTTCGCCCACTATGAGGGCGACATGGGCGAACGCCACGGCAAACGCAAAGGCCAGGTCATTTACGGCAACATCTATCAGAAATACTGA
- a CDS encoding molybdopterin dinucleotide binding domain-containing protein: MPVIELNLISGRTIQQGVSMEGGKEKPAYTKACGIIEMDDADFKRLGAWRNTNVRVTSEYGSVVVKAVQATQGPHPGLAFIPMGPWANQVISPNTYSTGMPTFKGVPVTVEVANDQPVFDALELVRKACRGEI; the protein is encoded by the coding sequence GTGCCAGTAATTGAATTGAATCTGATATCAGGCCGGACGATCCAGCAGGGCGTCTCAATGGAGGGCGGGAAAGAAAAACCCGCCTACACCAAGGCCTGCGGCATCATCGAGATGGATGATGCCGACTTCAAGCGCCTGGGCGCCTGGAGAAACACCAACGTCCGTGTCACCAGCGAGTACGGCAGCGTCGTCGTCAAGGCAGTGCAGGCGACCCAGGGGCCCCACCCGGGACTCGCGTTTATCCCGATGGGACCGTGGGCAAACCAGGTCATCAGCCCGAACACCTACTCCACGGGCATGCCGACCTTCAAGGGCGTGCCGGTGACGGTCGAGGTCGCCAATGATCAACCAGTGTTCGACGCTCTCGAACTCGTTCGCAAAGCCTGCAGGGGTGAGATCTGA
- the mtrE gene encoding tetrahydromethanopterin S-methyltransferase subunit E — translation MESILLGVGVTALAGALATVAGAAEDTESNIGSQGDPNSQVQLAPQMGYIHRIYNKAVSGEPPAYGLWVTIGAGVAWAFMVTGMNPVLAIVIASALAIFVQGAYATTAYLGRTASLNKFEQPVYIDLLKSVTTVTMAHAFVAVFTTVSMCYLLNAALGHPFPLALLGIVWGIALGAAGSATGNPFYGKERQYQSQKFGAGVPISASGNIVRYAEAGQRSSLDNGWFTGKLGGPASGVCFGLIVFLELWRTVLFEEIAGGWGAIIAGVLIILVFMIIDRYVEVWARKNYGPYVKAEEATA, via the coding sequence ATGGAAAGCATATTATTAGGCGTAGGAGTAACAGCATTGGCAGGTGCTCTTGCTACTGTTGCCGGCGCTGCCGAGGACACTGAGTCTAACATCGGATCACAGGGTGACCCGAACTCTCAGGTCCAGCTGGCACCGCAGATGGGCTATATTCACCGGATTTACAACAAGGCAGTATCCGGTGAACCGCCCGCATACGGTCTGTGGGTCACTATCGGCGCTGGCGTAGCCTGGGCATTTATGGTCACCGGAATGAATCCGGTGCTTGCGATTGTTATTGCATCCGCACTTGCGATCTTTGTGCAGGGGGCGTATGCGACGACCGCCTATCTCGGGCGGACGGCGAGTCTGAACAAATTTGAACAGCCGGTGTACATCGACCTCCTGAAGTCGGTCACCACCGTCACGATGGCGCATGCCTTTGTAGCGGTGTTTACGACGGTATCGATGTGCTATCTTCTGAACGCGGCCCTTGGCCACCCGTTCCCGCTGGCTCTTCTCGGTATCGTCTGGGGTATTGCCCTCGGTGCCGCCGGTTCTGCGACCGGAAACCCGTTCTATGGAAAGGAGCGGCAGTACCAGTCCCAGAAGTTCGGCGCGGGCGTGCCGATCTCGGCATCCGGCAACATCGTCCGCTATGCCGAGGCAGGGCAGCGCAGCTCACTCGACAATGGCTGGTTCACCGGCAAGCTTGGCGGCCCGGCATCGGGCGTCTGCTTCGGGCTGATCGTGTTCCTCGAACTCTGGAGGACCGTCCTCTTTGAGGAGATCGCCGGAGGCTGGGGTGCGATCATCGCCGGCGTACTCATTATTCTGGTCTTCATGATCATCGACCGTTACGTTGAGGTCTGGGCCCGCAAGAACTACGGCCCGTACGTGAAGGCTGAGGAGGCAACTGCATGA
- the mcrC gene encoding methyl-coenzyme M reductase I operon protein C, which translates to MPIGRVTQVVDCRESMGMGKGGGLAQRGTISECRHPDVIVVGMSPGRRHVTKPVCDITSALRREGVEFSVSTLVLNAGSGVPPDAPKIAGSVLGAYFGLTEREIEQIEEHKVAILHHGNVRSHVVQKIRFILEHVDVKAVVVSQCPIDYEDLAKEGVKTALVMPPPESVRTKGSVETIVSGVTRGQTPSREKMAEVIAAVTRLMKE; encoded by the coding sequence ATGCCGATCGGACGGGTAACCCAGGTAGTGGACTGCAGGGAGAGCATGGGGATGGGCAAAGGCGGGGGCCTGGCCCAGCGCGGCACCATCTCAGAATGCCGCCATCCGGATGTAATCGTCGTCGGCATGTCGCCGGGACGCCGGCATGTAACAAAGCCGGTGTGTGACATCACATCCGCCCTGCGACGCGAGGGCGTTGAATTTTCCGTCAGCACCCTTGTATTGAACGCAGGAAGCGGTGTCCCTCCCGACGCTCCGAAGATTGCCGGATCAGTCCTTGGCGCCTACTTCGGGCTTACCGAAAGAGAGATCGAGCAGATTGAAGAGCATAAGGTCGCGATCCTCCACCACGGGAACGTCAGGTCCCATGTGGTGCAGAAGATCCGGTTCATTCTGGAGCACGTCGACGTCAAGGCCGTCGTCGTCTCCCAGTGCCCGATCGACTACGAGGATCTCGCAAAGGAGGGCGTCAAAACCGCCCTCGTCATGCCGCCCCCTGAGAGTGTGAGGACAAAGGGAAGCGTGGAGACGATCGTCTCCGGCGTTACCAGAGGCCAGACCCCTTCACGGGAGAAGATGGCAGAAGTCATTGCAGCCGTTACCAGACTGATGAAAGAATAG
- a CDS encoding formylmethanofuran dehydrogenase subunit A, whose product MAEYLIKNGFVFDPVLGINGDKTDIAIKDGKIVESTALSSATVIDAAGKTVMAGGVDVHAHVAGPKVNAGRNFRPEDKLFTYESGKGVRRMAGGFSVPTTFKTGYSYARMGYTTVMEAAMPPLYARHTHEEMRDTPIIDEGAYPVFGNNWFVLEYLKNNEVENTAAYISWLLRTTKGYAVKIVNPGGTEAWGWGLNCNSVHDPVPYFDITPAQIMKGLMEANEYLKLPHSIHIHTNNLGNPGNYETTLDTFKLFEGEKPKDEFGRQQVMHHTHVQFHSYGGDNWGNMESKADTIMDYVNAHDNLTIDIGQVTLDETTTMTADGPFEHHLTELNHLKWTNRDVELETCAGIVPYVYSPNIKVCGIQWAIGLELALLAKDHMRVHLTTDHPNAGPFTRYPRVMKWLMSQKAREAQLDAMKWGDKVRGQSLISGIDRELSLYEIAMMTRAGTAKCLGLAHMYGSLKPGLEGDVAVYDYNPETADDPEQIERAFGNAAYLFKAGEMVVKDGEILSNGRKRTLWVDVKVKENPQVMRDVTEKFLKYYTVTQANYEVHEEGYIRNPYRIEVDATQ is encoded by the coding sequence ATGGCAGAATACCTCATCAAAAACGGATTCGTCTTTGACCCGGTCCTCGGGATCAACGGCGATAAGACCGACATCGCCATCAAGGACGGCAAGATCGTCGAGTCGACCGCGCTCTCGAGCGCTACGGTCATCGACGCAGCCGGCAAGACCGTGATGGCAGGCGGTGTTGACGTTCACGCCCATGTGGCGGGTCCGAAAGTCAACGCCGGCCGCAATTTCCGTCCAGAGGACAAGCTCTTCACCTATGAGTCAGGGAAGGGCGTCAGGAGGATGGCGGGCGGGTTCTCTGTCCCGACCACCTTCAAGACGGGCTACTCGTACGCCCGCATGGGATACACGACCGTGATGGAAGCGGCAATGCCGCCCCTCTACGCCCGTCACACCCATGAGGAGATGCGGGACACCCCGATCATCGACGAGGGTGCATACCCGGTCTTCGGGAACAACTGGTTTGTTCTCGAGTACCTCAAGAACAACGAGGTCGAGAACACCGCGGCCTACATCTCCTGGCTCCTGCGGACCACGAAGGGCTATGCCGTCAAGATCGTCAACCCCGGCGGCACCGAGGCATGGGGATGGGGTCTGAACTGTAACTCGGTCCACGACCCGGTCCCGTACTTCGACATCACGCCGGCCCAGATCATGAAGGGTCTGATGGAGGCAAACGAGTACCTCAAGCTCCCGCACTCCATCCACATCCACACCAATAACCTGGGCAACCCCGGCAACTACGAGACCACGCTGGACACCTTCAAGCTCTTCGAGGGAGAGAAGCCGAAGGACGAGTTCGGCCGCCAGCAGGTGATGCACCACACCCATGTCCAGTTCCACTCCTATGGTGGCGACAACTGGGGCAACATGGAGTCGAAGGCCGACACGATCATGGACTATGTCAACGCCCATGACAACCTGACCATCGACATCGGGCAGGTCACCCTGGACGAGACCACGACGATGACCGCGGACGGTCCGTTCGAGCACCACCTCACCGAACTGAACCACCTGAAGTGGACGAACCGTGATGTGGAACTTGAGACCTGTGCAGGGATCGTGCCCTACGTCTACTCGCCCAACATCAAGGTCTGCGGTATCCAGTGGGCTATCGGCCTTGAACTGGCGCTGCTTGCCAAGGACCACATGCGTGTCCACCTGACCACCGACCACCCGAACGCCGGACCCTTCACCAGGTACCCGCGTGTCATGAAGTGGCTGATGAGCCAGAAGGCCCGTGAGGCCCAGCTCGACGCCATGAAGTGGGGCGACAAGGTCAGGGGCCAGAGCCTGATCTCAGGCATCGACCGTGAACTGAGCCTCTACGAGATCGCGATGATGACCCGTGCGGGTACGGCCAAGTGTCTTGGTCTTGCTCACATGTACGGCAGCCTCAAGCCCGGTCTCGAGGGCGATGTGGCCGTCTACGACTACAACCCCGAGACCGCCGACGATCCCGAGCAGATCGAGCGTGCCTTCGGCAATGCCGCCTACCTCTTCAAGGCAGGCGAGATGGTTGTCAAGGACGGCGAGATTCTCAGCAACGGGCGGAAGCGCACCCTGTGGGTGGACGTCAAGGTCAAGGAGAACCCGCAGGTCATGCGTGATGTCACCGAGAAGTTCCTCAAGTACTACACGGTCACGCAGGCGAACTACGAGGTTCACGAGGAAGGCTACATCAGGAATCCCTACCGCATCGAGGTGGATGCAACCCAGTAA
- the mcrB gene encoding coenzyme-B sulfoethylthiotransferase subunit beta, with translation MAKYSDTIDLYDDEGKLLKSGVTLEKVSPVVNPAIKKMIDLTKRTIAVNLAGIENGVKTGAVGTKADKIMGRTLDLDIVKDSDAIMAKVKEMVQVEEGDDTNLKNFGGKLYLVEVPKARIEAAATYDAAITSVAAATTYALLDQYDIGAFDAGIVKAAVWGTYPQTMDMKGANVASILSIPQNNEGLGFALRNIPANHTVMITARNAMQGAALASTFEQAGQFEMGNAIGPFERAQLLGYAYQGLNANNIVYDLVKANGASGTIGTVVQSLVERAIEDGVIAPGKKGGYFQYYDTKDPMLWNAYAAAGTLAATMVNCGAGRFAQAVSSTLLYFNDLIEHETGLPGCDYGRVMGTAVGFSFFSHSIYGGGGPGIFNGNHVVTRHSAGFAIPCVVAACCVDAGTQMFAPEGTSKIYGETYGKIEEFAKPLQHIANAV, from the coding sequence ATGGCAAAATATTCAGACACGATTGACCTTTACGACGACGAGGGCAAGCTGCTCAAGAGCGGCGTCACCCTCGAGAAGGTCAGCCCGGTTGTGAACCCCGCGATCAAGAAGATGATCGACCTCACCAAGAGGACGATCGCCGTCAACCTCGCCGGCATCGAGAACGGTGTCAAGACTGGCGCCGTCGGAACGAAGGCCGACAAGATCATGGGCAGGACCCTTGACCTTGACATCGTCAAGGACTCCGACGCCATCATGGCCAAGGTAAAGGAGATGGTCCAGGTCGAGGAGGGCGACGACACCAACCTGAAGAACTTCGGCGGCAAGCTCTATCTCGTCGAGGTCCCGAAGGCCCGTATCGAGGCGGCCGCCACCTACGACGCCGCCATCACCTCGGTCGCCGCCGCAACCACCTATGCACTTCTCGACCAGTATGACATCGGCGCCTTTGATGCAGGCATCGTCAAGGCAGCGGTCTGGGGTACCTACCCGCAGACCATGGACATGAAGGGCGCAAACGTCGCTTCCATCCTGTCCATCCCGCAGAACAACGAAGGTCTCGGCTTTGCCCTCAGGAACATCCCGGCCAACCACACCGTGATGATCACGGCCCGCAACGCCATGCAGGGCGCTGCCCTTGCATCCACCTTCGAGCAGGCCGGCCAGTTTGAGATGGGCAACGCCATCGGTCCCTTCGAGCGTGCCCAGCTCCTCGGCTACGCCTACCAGGGCCTGAACGCCAACAACATTGTCTATGACCTCGTCAAGGCGAACGGCGCAAGCGGCACCATCGGTACCGTTGTCCAGTCCCTGGTCGAGCGTGCGATCGAGGACGGCGTCATCGCTCCGGGCAAGAAGGGCGGCTACTTCCAGTACTACGACACCAAGGACCCGATGCTCTGGAACGCCTATGCCGCAGCAGGCACCCTGGCAGCCACCATGGTCAACTGTGGTGCCGGCCGGTTCGCACAGGCCGTCTCCTCGACCCTGCTCTACTTCAACGACCTCATCGAGCACGAGACCGGCCTGCCGGGCTGTGACTACGGTCGTGTGATGGGTACTGCCGTCGGTTTCTCGTTCTTCAGCCACTCGATCTATGGTGGCGGCGGTCCGGGTATCTTCAACGGCAACCACGTCGTGACCAGGCACTCCGCCGGTTTCGCCATCCCGTGTGTGGTCGCCGCCTGCTGTGTCGATGCCGGCACCCAGATGTTCGCCCCGGAGGGCACGTCCAAGATCTACGGCGAGACCTACGGCAAGATCGAAGAGTTCGCAAAACCGCTCCAGCACATTGCAAACGCTGTATAA